From the genome of Pseudomonas migulae:
GGTGTAGAGCGTGCCACGACGCAGGCGCGAGCACAGCGAGCAGGTGGTCTTGCCTTCCGGAATCAGCTCCTTGACCACCGAGTAGGTGTCTTTCTCGACGATGTGGTACTCGATGCCCAGGGTTTTCAGGTAAGCCGGCAGCACGTCTTCAGGGAAACCCGGCTGCTTCTGGTCCATGTTCACGGCGACGATCTCGAATCTGATCGGCGCGACCTTCTGCAAATGCATCAGCACATCGAGCATGGTGTAGCTGTCCTTGCCACCGGACAGGCAGACCATGACCTTGTCGCCGTCTTCAATCATGTTGAAATCGGCAACAGCCTCGCCGGCCTGTCGGCGAAGGCGCTTTTGCAGTTTGTTCTGGTTGACCGTGAGAGTGCCCATGACGCGAAATCCGTGAGGTGTGACGAAAGGCCGGCATTTTACGCAAAAACCCGCTTTCGGCGAATAGCCTGGCGACTGCACTTCATCTGAGCCAAGCATACCCCTGTGGCGAGGGGGCTTGTGCAAGTCCCAGCGGCGATTAACAGCTGTTTTTACAGCGCGATTTGCTCTAACGACCCCGCCCTATTGCAAGTAACTCCTTTCTATACTGCGACATAAGGTCGCACACATATCCAGACCTTTACTTACGTGGCCACTTTGGCCTGTAGGCGCTCCACTGGGGGGCGACGGTAAAAAACAAGAGGAGTGACTGGCATGATCCATCACGTAGTGGGGCTCTTCACCCACCCCGACCAGGAATGGAAAGAAATCCGTGGCGACCAAGAGGAAAGCATCAGCCACATGTACCTGACCCACACGTTGATTCTGGCGGCGATCCCCGCCGTGTCGGCGTTTATCGGCACCACACAGGTCGGCTGGGTCATCGGCAATCGAGCGCCGGTGATGCTGACGACAGAGAGTGCGCTATGGATGACGATCATGTCGTACCTGGCGATGCTCGGCGGCGTTGCCGTGATGGGCGCGTTCATCCACTGGATGGCGCGCACCTATGACGCCAATCCGAGCCTGGCCCGTTGCGTCGCGTTTGCGACCTATACCGCGACCCCGCTGTTCATTGGCGGCCTCGCGGCGCTGTACCCACACATGTGGCTGGGGATGATCGTCGGGACGGCGGCCATCTGCTACACGGTGTACCTGCTGTATGTGGGGCTACCCACTTTCATGAACATTCCATCAGACGAGGGATTCCTGTTTTCAAGTTCGGTGCTCGCCGTAGGCCTGGTGGTGCTGGTGGCCATCATGGCGTTCACGGTGATTGTCTGGGGACTCGGCGTGGGGCCGGTCTATACCAATTAGCAACACACCACCCAAAAACAAGATCTGCCAACACAGGCCGCCGCAAGGCGGCCTTCTAATGTAAGGGAGGTAACGACCATTCGGCGCCTGAGCGATTCGCAAGCCACGAAGGTTGCGGCATACTCGACGTCTCTGGAGATCCATCAAGCATGCTCGAGCAACTCAATACCCGCGTCGAAGACTGTTTCCAACAAGCCGAATCCTTTTTCAAACGAACCTTCAAACGCCCCGTGGTGAGTCTCAAGCTGCGCGGGCAAAAAGCCGGTGTCGCGCATTTGCACGAGAACCTGCTGCGCTTCAATCCGCAGTTGTACCGGGAAAACACCGAAGACTTCCTCAAACAGACCGTGGCCCACGAGGTGGCGCACCTGATTGCTCATCAGCTGTTTGGCGATCGCATTCAGCCCCACGGTGAAGAGTGGCAATTGATCATGCGCGGCGTGTATGAATTGCCGCCTAATCGTTGCCACACCTATGACGTCAAGCGTCGCAGCGTGACCCGCTATATCTACAGGTGCCCGTGCGCCGATAGCGATTTCCCGTTTTCGGCGCAGCGACATAGCCTGGTGCGGCAGGGGCGGCGGTATTTGTGTCGCCGATGCCGGAGCACGTTGGTGTTCAGTGGGGAGATGCGGGTCGAGTAGTCCAGATTTGTGTTGTCTGGTCTGGCCTCATCGCGATCCGACTTGCCCGCGATGAGGCCGGGTCAGGCACTAGAGAATCACCTTGGCACGCCGCAACTCGGCAATCCGCTCAGCCCCAAACCCCAACTCCCCCAACACCTGATCCGTATGCTGCCCCAGTGCCGCGCCAATATGCCGAGGCTCGGGCAAACCCTCGGAAAACTTCAACGGACACGCCATCTGCGTCTGGCTCGTCCCGTCCCCCCGCGGCACGTCGGTCACCACCTCCCGAGCCTTTAACTGCGGATGCTGAATCGTCTCGCCCAAACTCAGAACCGGTTCCACGCAGGCATCCAGTTCGGCAAACAGCGCACACAACTCGGCAAAGTCATGCTTCTCGAATTCGGTCTTCAGCGCGTCCTTGAGCTTCTTTTGCTGCGCAGGTTGAGGCGACAACCCCAGGGCCGCCAACTCTTCCAGCCCAAGCGCCGTGCACAGTTGCTTCATGAAAGCCGGCTCCAGACTGCCCACCGATAACCAGCGGCCATCGCGCGAACGGTAATAGTCGTAAAAGCTACCGCCATTGAGCATCTGATCTTCCCTGCCCGGTTCTTCGCCGCAGGCCAGATAACCCGCGCCAGCCATGGCATTCAGGCTGAACGCGCAGTCGGTCATGCTCACATCCAGATGCTGTCCCAACCCGGTCTGCTGCCGGGCGATCACCGCGGCCAGCAGCCCTATCACGCCGTGCAGCGAGCCACCAGCGACATCCGCCACTTGCATGCCCAAGGGCAATGGCCCGCTCTCGGCGCGGCCGGTGTAGCTCGCCAGCCCCGCCAGCGCCAGGTAATTGATGTCGTGGCCGGCGCGGTCCTTGTAGGGACCTGTTTGGCCATAACCGGTGATCGACACGTAGATCAGCTTCGGGTTGATCGCCTTCAACGCTTCATACCCCAGACCCAGGCGTTCCATTACGCCGGGGCGGAATTGTTCCAGGACAATGTCGTAGTCCTGCAGCAACTGCTTGACGACTTCAAGCGCCTCGGGCTGCTTGAGGTCCAGCGCGAGGCTGCGCTTGTTGCGATTGAGGTAGGCGTGGCTGGCCGATACGCCCTGGTCATGGGGCGGTAGCACGCGCAGCAGGTCCATGCGGGTCGGCGATTCGATGCGCAACACCTCGGCGCCCATGTCGGCCAGTAACAGCGAGGCGAACGGCCCCGGCAGCAGTGTCGAGAAATCCAGAACCTTGAGTGATGCCAGTGGGCCGAGCATGAGCGATCTCCGTAAACGATGCTTCCAGCCTAGGCAGGCAACGCGATTGCAGCAATCACCTGATGTGTCAGCAACTGTGACCGTTACGCTCAAATCGCAGGCATGAAAAAACCCGCCGAAGCGGGTTTTTTCATGACAACGCGTGTTACTTGACGTTGCTTGGGGTTGGGCCTTCGGCCACACCCAGGTCGTCTTCTTCACGCTCTTCGGCGATACCGCGACCGCCGGAAGCCAGCTCGGCCTGCAGTACATCGGTGTCCAGTTCCTTGACCCACTTGGCCACAACGATGGTGGCAACGGCGTTGCCGACCAGGTTGGTCAATGCACGGGCTTCGGACATGAAACGGTCGATACCGAGGATCAGCGCCAGGCCGGCAACCGGCAGGTGGCCAACGGCGGACAGCGTGGCGGCCAGTACGATGAAGCCCGAACCGGTTACGCCTGCGGCGCCTTTGGAGGACAGCAGCAACACCACCAGCAGGGTGATCTGGTGAGTGATGTCCATGTGGGTGTCAGTCGCTTGAGCGATGAACACAGCCGCCATGGTCAGGTAGATCGCAGTACCGTCGAGGTTGAACGAGTAACCGGTCGGGATCACCAGACCCACGACGGATTTCTTCGCGCCCAGACGCTCCATCTTGATCAGCATGCGTGGCAATACCGATTCCGAAGAAGAAGTACCCAGCACGATCAGCAGCTCTTCACGGATGTAGCGGATCATTTTCAGAACGCTGAAGCCATGAGCGCGAGCGATACCGCCCAGCACGATCAGGATGAACAGCAGGCAAGTGATGTAGAAGCAGGCCATCAACTGACCCAGTTGCACCAGCGAACCGACACCGTAGGCACCGATGGTGAACGCCATGGCACCGAAGGCACCGATCGGCGCGAGCTTCATGATCATGTTGATGATGTTGAACATCACGTGGGCGAAGCGATCGATGAAGTCCAGGATCGGCTTGCCGTAGGCACCCAGGCGATGCAGGGCGAAACCGAAGATCACCGAGAACATCAGCACTTGCAGGATATCGCCCGTGGCGAACGCGCCGACGATGGTGGACGGGATCACGTTCAGCAGGAAGCCAACCACGCTTTGATCAGCACCTGCTGCAACATACTGAGCCACTTTCGAGGCATCCAGCGTGGTCACGTCGATGTGCATGCCGTTGCCCGGCTGGACGATGTTGACCACCACCAGGCCGACCAGCAAAGCGATGGTCGAAACGATTTCGAAGTAGAGCAGCGCGTAACCGCCGGTCTTGCCGACCGACTTCATGTTCTGCATGCCGGCGATACCGCTGACGACGGTGCAGAAGATGATAGGGGCGATGATCATTTTGATCAGTTTGATGAACCCGTCACCCAATGGCTTGAGGGCTACACCGGTCTGCGGATAGAAGTGACCAAGCAGGATGCCGATGGCGATGGCAACGATCACCTGGAAATACAGGGATTTGTACAGTGGCTGACGAGTCGTCATTGCAAAGTTCCTCAAGAGTGAGCGCTGACAACATCCACCTGTTGCCCACGACACCTGAATTGCGAACCCTCCTGCACTGGAGGGATTTGTTTTTTCGAGCTGCGCGACGGCAGGCATCTGCTCGTTGTATCGCAAGTGGCGTGCCACCTTTGGCAAAACACCCGCAAGCCTTTTGACATCAGGGGTTATAGGATTTTCGTGCTATTGATGCGCTACAAAACAGTGGCGGATTTCCGCCCATCCGCCAAACCACGTCCTGCAATTTGGCGGATATCCGCCTTGTTCATCGGCAGGCAGCATGACTACCATCCGTCGTTCAATGACGGATCTGCCTGTTATGCGCGAACGCACCATCGCCAGTCATTTCGCCCGTGCCGCCCTCGGTGGCGCGCGACGCCTCGGTCATGACTGTTCCGAGCTGCTGCAACACCTCGGCATCAGCCCGGAGTTGCTGGATGAGCCGCGCGCGCGAATCGCGCCTGAACAGTTCACCCGATTGATCCAGGGATTGTGGCTGGCACTCGACGACGAGTACCTCGGCTTCGGGCCGGTCCCGAGCAAAACCGGCAGCTTCGCGATGATGTGCCACGCGGTGATTCACTGCCGCAATCTGGAGAAGGCGCTGCATCGCGGCTTATTGTTTTATAGCCTATTCCCCGAAGGGCCGCGGCTGACCCTGAGCCGTGAAGGCGAAATGATCTGCCTGAGCCTCGACGATTCGCAGTTTCGCGACCCGGACCATTTCCTCACCGAAAGCCAGCTGATGGTCTGGCATCGACTCGGCAGCTGGCTGATCGGGCAGCGCATCCGCCTGGAGCAGGCGACGTTCAGCTACCCGC
Proteins encoded in this window:
- a CDS encoding SprT family zinc-dependent metalloprotease, which codes for MLEQLNTRVEDCFQQAESFFKRTFKRPVVSLKLRGQKAGVAHLHENLLRFNPQLYRENTEDFLKQTVAHEVAHLIAHQLFGDRIQPHGEEWQLIMRGVYELPPNRCHTYDVKRRSVTRYIYRCPCADSDFPFSAQRHSLVRQGRRYLCRRCRSTLVFSGEMRVE
- a CDS encoding Yip1 family protein: MIHHVVGLFTHPDQEWKEIRGDQEESISHMYLTHTLILAAIPAVSAFIGTTQVGWVIGNRAPVMLTTESALWMTIMSYLAMLGGVAVMGAFIHWMARTYDANPSLARCVAFATYTATPLFIGGLAALYPHMWLGMIVGTAAICYTVYLLYVGLPTFMNIPSDEGFLFSSSVLAVGLVVLVAIMAFTVIVWGLGVGPVYTN
- a CDS encoding CaiB/BaiF CoA transferase family protein translates to MLGPLASLKVLDFSTLLPGPFASLLLADMGAEVLRIESPTRMDLLRVLPPHDQGVSASHAYLNRNKRSLALDLKQPEALEVVKQLLQDYDIVLEQFRPGVMERLGLGYEALKAINPKLIYVSITGYGQTGPYKDRAGHDINYLALAGLASYTGRAESGPLPLGMQVADVAGGSLHGVIGLLAAVIARQQTGLGQHLDVSMTDCAFSLNAMAGAGYLACGEEPGREDQMLNGGSFYDYYRSRDGRWLSVGSLEPAFMKQLCTALGLEELAALGLSPQPAQQKKLKDALKTEFEKHDFAELCALFAELDACVEPVLSLGETIQHPQLKAREVVTDVPRGDGTSQTQMACPLKFSEGLPEPRHIGAALGQHTDQVLGELGFGAERIAELRRAKVIL
- a CDS encoding AraC family transcriptional regulator produces the protein MRERTIASHFARAALGGARRLGHDCSELLQHLGISPELLDEPRARIAPEQFTRLIQGLWLALDDEYLGFGPVPSKTGSFAMMCHAVIHCRNLEKALHRGLLFYSLFPEGPRLTLSREGEMICLSLDDSQFRDPDHFLTESQLMVWHRLGSWLIGQRIRLEQATFSYPRPAHGAEYDLLFPCPMEFSAAQSSLLFHSRYLNMPLLQDERTLKHFLERSPADLLSRPDDGDSLSSQLRRLLSRDSDRWPDLETVAAHLHISPQTLRRHLREEGSSFQELKDQLRRDIAIYHLGRADLSLQQIAEQLGFSEPSAFHRAFKKWTGLTPGAYRAQEN
- a CDS encoding dicarboxylate/amino acid:cation symporter, whose product is MTTRQPLYKSLYFQVIVAIAIGILLGHFYPQTGVALKPLGDGFIKLIKMIIAPIIFCTVVSGIAGMQNMKSVGKTGGYALLYFEIVSTIALLVGLVVVNIVQPGNGMHIDVTTLDASKVAQYVAAGADQSVVGFLLNVIPSTIVGAFATGDILQVLMFSVIFGFALHRLGAYGKPILDFIDRFAHVMFNIINMIMKLAPIGAFGAMAFTIGAYGVGSLVQLGQLMACFYITCLLFILIVLGGIARAHGFSVLKMIRYIREELLIVLGTSSSESVLPRMLIKMERLGAKKSVVGLVIPTGYSFNLDGTAIYLTMAAVFIAQATDTHMDITHQITLLVVLLLSSKGAAGVTGSGFIVLAATLSAVGHLPVAGLALILGIDRFMSEARALTNLVGNAVATIVVAKWVKELDTDVLQAELASGGRGIAEEREEDDLGVAEGPTPSNVK